One Legionella lansingensis genomic region harbors:
- a CDS encoding LysR family transcriptional regulator produces the protein MFTFVVESGGFNAAAHKLYKTQPAVTNAIKKLEGQLGFPLFDRSTYRPQLTNKGDKFYQRAKVLVGHWQHLNEFADNLQAEMESDITIAIDVFYPLITLKPLFTTWLSQYPQTHFHFLTESLGGACERLVEHDADIIISENLMSHQAIEVLPLRNERMLAVATPEFILRHKEQLADLDSLSECMQVILRDSSKTNFSFGVIEHCRHWTVSDVVAKKHIILAGLGWGRLPEHLVAKELTRGALQRLIGNHFDERLITLSAIRLQKPVYGPIVERLWADLAMFKISSL, from the coding sequence ATGTTTACATTTGTTGTGGAAAGCGGTGGTTTCAATGCGGCTGCTCACAAACTGTACAAAACACAGCCCGCGGTAACGAATGCCATTAAAAAACTAGAAGGGCAACTGGGTTTCCCATTATTTGATCGCAGCACGTATCGACCCCAGTTGACCAATAAAGGTGATAAATTTTATCAACGCGCCAAGGTATTAGTCGGGCACTGGCAACATTTGAATGAATTTGCCGATAATTTGCAGGCTGAAATGGAAAGTGATATTACCATAGCGATTGATGTATTTTATCCGCTGATCACGTTAAAGCCTTTATTTACTACCTGGCTTAGTCAATATCCGCAAACGCATTTCCATTTCCTTACTGAATCGTTGGGTGGGGCCTGTGAACGATTGGTTGAGCATGATGCCGATATTATTATCAGCGAAAATTTGATGAGTCATCAGGCTATCGAAGTTCTCCCTTTGCGCAATGAACGTATGCTTGCTGTTGCAACCCCAGAATTTATCTTGCGGCACAAAGAACAGTTGGCTGATTTAGATAGCTTAAGCGAATGCATGCAAGTGATCTTACGTGATTCCTCAAAGACAAATTTTTCATTTGGGGTTATTGAGCACTGTCGTCATTGGACGGTAAGTGATGTCGTGGCTAAGAAACACATCATTCTTGCGGGATTAGGCTGGGGGCGCTTACCCGAACATTTGGTTGCTAAAGAGCTGACCCGAGGAGCGCTACAGAGGCTAATAGGGAATCATTTCGATGAGCGTCTCATTACATTATCCGCGATTCGCTTGCAGAAACCTGTTTATGGTCCTATTGTAGAAAGACTTTGGGCTGACCTTGCAATGTTCAAAATTAGTTCGCTTTGA
- a CDS encoding carboxymuconolactone decarboxylase family protein yields MSNKFNEVTKGISAQLAKMRKEMPEVMAGFSALSQAATKDGALDKKTKELIAMALAVANHCPGCIGFHSQALIKLKATREELMETLAMAVYMGGGPSLMYAAEALEAYEEFNA; encoded by the coding sequence ATGTCAAATAAATTCAATGAGGTAACAAAAGGAATCAGTGCCCAATTAGCAAAAATGCGAAAAGAAATGCCAGAGGTGATGGCAGGTTTTTCTGCACTCTCGCAAGCGGCAACCAAAGATGGTGCATTAGATAAAAAAACGAAAGAACTTATTGCCATGGCTCTGGCTGTAGCAAATCATTGTCCAGGATGCATTGGTTTTCACTCGCAAGCGTTGATCAAGTTGAAAGCTACTCGCGAAGAGTTAATGGAAACGTTAGCGATGGCGGTGTATATGGGTGGTGGACCTTCTTTAATGTATGCTGCTGAGGCTTTGGAAGCATATGAAGAGTTTAATGCTTAA
- a CDS encoding alpha/beta fold hydrolase produces MVADSLTLFKDLVHAQLCYQLFITPIHLPIEKEYRDFARQACQFFLEARTEVTHCDTPRHHVIHHFASLRQQESKKVLITHGWMSRAAYMMRLINALRQRFDVYALDFPAHGEAKGVQLTWTDAVLLLNQVINKLGPFYAVIGHSFGGSMLLNTLNLANQFPQWRIDTEPERVVLIASPTRMRTPVGKLARKLRLSRQGFLFLRDLFQQNAAADIRNLDFHHFISRSQTPVLCIHGENDESIMPSESRLFCEQYPHGYLAMLPDADHVSVLLDQRVEKTVSQFLF; encoded by the coding sequence ATGGTTGCAGACAGTTTGACACTATTTAAAGACTTGGTGCACGCGCAATTATGTTATCAGCTATTTATTACCCCCATTCATCTACCTATCGAGAAAGAATACCGTGATTTTGCCCGTCAGGCCTGTCAGTTTTTCTTAGAAGCGCGTACTGAAGTCACTCATTGTGATACGCCACGACATCATGTTATTCATCATTTTGCATCACTAAGACAGCAAGAGTCTAAAAAAGTGTTAATAACTCACGGTTGGATGTCACGAGCAGCTTATATGATGCGTTTGATCAATGCTCTTAGACAGCGCTTTGACGTTTATGCTCTGGATTTCCCAGCACACGGAGAAGCCAAAGGGGTGCAGCTAACCTGGACAGACGCAGTTTTGCTGCTTAATCAAGTAATCAACAAATTAGGACCTTTTTATGCAGTCATTGGTCACTCTTTTGGTGGATCCATGCTTCTAAATACCTTGAATCTTGCCAATCAATTTCCTCAATGGCGAATTGATACAGAACCGGAGCGTGTGGTTTTGATAGCATCTCCCACTCGCATGCGTACCCCTGTGGGCAAATTAGCAAGGAAACTACGATTAAGTCGCCAAGGCTTCCTATTTTTACGTGATTTATTTCAACAAAATGCAGCCGCTGATATAAGAAATCTTGATTTTCATCATTTTATTAGTCGCTCACAGACCCCCGTTTTGTGCATTCATGGGGAAAACGATGAGTCCATTATGCCATCGGAATCAAGATTGTTCTGTGAGCAATATCCTCATGGTTATTTAGCAATGCTTCCAGATGCCGATCACGTTAGTGTTTTATTGGATCAGCGGGTGGAAAAAACAGTCTCTCAGTTTTTATTCTAG
- a CDS encoding TauD/TfdA dioxygenase family protein produces MAKLTHFAPYVVHTADHFDLTHWQLKIILELTAKHKVVLLRGFAAMSRDDLLAYCQSQAQLLFWDFGPVMEMKVDKNSKNYLFTESDVPLHWDGAFHQEPRFLFFHCIEAPLATMGGETLFVNTEMVWEKASDQQQKKWLNYRLQFTTEKLAHYGGNIQRDLVTKHPQTGRTILRFAEPVGEDYLNPVSVRVLNKEPRESLDILAELSQCMRNENNCYLHQWQQGDYLFADNFSLLHGRNAFKQQSPRHLRRIQIL; encoded by the coding sequence ATGGCTAAGTTAACACACTTTGCACCTTATGTGGTGCATACAGCAGATCATTTTGATTTAACCCATTGGCAATTAAAGATCATCCTTGAGTTGACTGCCAAACACAAGGTAGTCCTACTAAGAGGTTTTGCAGCGATGAGTCGCGACGACTTATTAGCCTATTGCCAATCACAGGCACAATTACTGTTCTGGGATTTTGGCCCAGTGATGGAAATGAAAGTAGACAAAAACAGTAAGAATTATTTATTTACTGAGAGTGATGTCCCCCTGCATTGGGATGGAGCCTTTCATCAAGAACCACGTTTTTTATTTTTCCATTGTATTGAGGCACCTCTAGCAACGATGGGTGGAGAAACCTTATTTGTCAATACGGAAATGGTTTGGGAAAAAGCCAGTGACCAGCAGCAAAAAAAATGGCTTAACTATCGCCTGCAATTTACCACAGAAAAGCTTGCTCATTATGGTGGCAATATTCAGCGTGATCTAGTGACAAAGCACCCGCAAACTGGACGCACTATTTTGCGCTTTGCCGAACCTGTTGGGGAAGATTATTTAAACCCGGTTTCGGTCAGGGTCTTGAATAAAGAACCGCGGGAATCTCTAGACATTTTGGCTGAGCTTAGTCAATGCATGCGCAATGAAAACAATTGTTACCTGCATCAATGGCAGCAAGGTGATTACTTGTTCGCTGATAATTTTTCATTACTCCATGGACGCAACGCATTTAAACAGCAAAGCCCTCGTCACTTAAGAAGGATCCAAATTCTATGA
- a CDS encoding IS4 family transposase, protein MLLDTLSNIPQEIFKFFTYEADRIGKETGFQKRRSKLTPSVFIKSLITLCFSEHFNLELFCGLVKTQKVYIKKQSLHERFNERTAGFLKAFSLFCLKHFQMKKLPQLQGLEQFSSLNIIDSSTISLHQALNELFKGSGGAASSSAMKIQMMFDYLGGQIKELTLTSGCDNDQGFDNYFNTIEKGALYLMDLGYFKLNTFKKIMEENAFFISRLLTGTKLLTQDKKPFDLLVTLENAAPFFSQQVLMGATHKIPVRLVAQRLPPVIAEQRRRRLIKDHRRRGSTPNQESLALQSWSIYITNTSETQINNKAIHQTYALRWQVELLFKLSKSLMHIDSIKTKKFARVIIETYGKFIAMMLLFLLCNPMRNIEGKQLSFYKACHQLSSKATGLIIALMSPYRLKHFLNDFYENLSLFAIKDSKKKPLLTFDFCEGECF, encoded by the coding sequence ATGCTGCTGGATACCCTATCAAATATTCCTCAAGAAATCTTTAAATTTTTTACTTATGAAGCGGATCGGATAGGAAAGGAAACAGGTTTTCAGAAACGCCGTTCAAAATTGACACCTAGTGTTTTTATAAAATCATTGATAACGCTCTGTTTTTCAGAACATTTTAATTTGGAACTTTTCTGTGGATTGGTAAAAACGCAAAAAGTTTATATCAAAAAACAATCATTACATGAGCGATTTAACGAACGAACAGCCGGATTTCTTAAAGCCTTTTCATTATTCTGTTTAAAGCACTTTCAAATGAAAAAGTTACCTCAACTCCAAGGATTGGAGCAATTTAGTAGCCTTAACATCATTGATAGCAGTACTATATCCTTACATCAGGCGCTGAATGAGCTTTTTAAAGGCAGTGGCGGAGCCGCATCCAGTTCCGCTATGAAAATCCAAATGATGTTTGATTATCTTGGTGGACAAATAAAAGAGCTTACTCTAACTTCGGGCTGTGATAACGATCAGGGCTTTGATAATTATTTTAATACTATTGAAAAAGGAGCTCTTTATTTAATGGATTTAGGTTATTTTAAACTGAACACGTTTAAGAAAATTATGGAAGAAAACGCTTTCTTCATAAGCCGCTTGCTCACCGGAACTAAACTTCTAACACAAGATAAGAAACCTTTTGATTTACTCGTTACCTTGGAGAATGCTGCACCATTCTTTTCTCAGCAGGTCCTTATGGGAGCAACGCATAAAATTCCTGTCCGCTTGGTCGCTCAACGATTACCACCAGTCATTGCCGAGCAAAGGCGGAGAAGACTTATAAAAGATCATCGTCGCCGTGGTTCCACACCAAACCAGGAATCGTTGGCTTTACAAAGTTGGTCTATTTATATTACCAATACCTCTGAAACTCAAATCAATAATAAAGCAATTCATCAAACGTATGCTTTACGATGGCAGGTAGAACTCCTCTTTAAATTAAGTAAATCCTTAATGCATATTGACTCTATCAAAACTAAAAAGTTTGCTCGAGTGATTATTGAAACCTATGGTAAGTTTATTGCAATGATGCTTTTGTTTTTGCTATGCAATCCCATGCGCAACATAGAAGGCAAACAACTTTCTTTTTATAAAGCCTGTCACCAACTAAGTTCCAAGGCTACTGGATTGATTATCGCCCTCATGTCTCCTTATCGATTAAAGCATTTCTTGAATGATTTCTATGAAAATCTCTCCCTCTTTGCTATCAAAGATTCAAAAAAGAAACCTCTTTTGACCTTTGACTTCTGCGAAGGAGAGTGCTTTTAA
- a CDS encoding YbhB/YbcL family Raf kinase inhibitor-like protein encodes MGLSIESPAFANNGFIPVQYTCDGADSSPPLLWKDAPVQTKSYVLIVDDPDAPAGTWVHWVLFNIPADVKQLNGSGLPAGAESGKNSWGKVGYGGPCPPSGTHRYFFKLYALDTVLTLTSSANKQDVLKAMQNHVLESSELIGLYSRKS; translated from the coding sequence ATGGGTTTATCAATCGAAAGTCCGGCTTTTGCAAATAATGGATTTATACCTGTGCAATATACTTGTGATGGTGCTGATAGTTCGCCTCCTCTGCTATGGAAAGATGCGCCAGTGCAAACAAAATCTTATGTTTTAATTGTTGATGATCCCGATGCACCTGCTGGAACATGGGTACATTGGGTGTTATTTAATATACCCGCTGATGTTAAACAACTGAATGGATCAGGACTACCAGCAGGTGCTGAAAGTGGTAAAAACAGTTGGGGAAAAGTAGGTTACGGTGGACCTTGTCCTCCAAGTGGAACCCATCGTTATTTCTTCAAATTATATGCCCTAGATACTGTCTTGACGTTAACCTCATCCGCTAATAAGCAGGATGTGTTAAAAGCCATGCAAAATCATGTCCTTGAGAGTAGTGAATTGATTGGGCTTTATAGTAGGAAATCGTAG
- a CDS encoding cytochrome P450, translated as MKKTYTLMQLKQTSTPAEFSQHLREMGELYWWEPGKFWVVTSYDLAKAVLTSEDYSCDRTPFFISRMPEMNLSLIEDFFKVVSKMMVMSDAPLHVSRRRICYHGFTSQCIDQLKPLIQKTVAQSLAPLKNNAPYDFVKELAQTIPSTTLAELFAIPENERLDFYHWSNNMTQFFGGSTSYYDADGIKVNHSAKQLYQYFADLIAVRRKTPGKDFLSTLLAHQTHFGLTDEEIISQAVMMLVAGQVTTTDQMCNNLYLLLSMPGLWHEIRQNPGQLDDYLEECNRLDPAVTFIFRVTKRDTILGTEEIPKGAVIFISTHAINRDPAYFPEPDKANVSRRKNQHFSYGYGSHFCLGAKLARVEMHEVFEVMLQQFSELNFSKRIPPIRKHHSLSFSGFEQLGLMRQ; from the coding sequence ATGAAAAAGACCTATACCTTGATGCAGTTAAAACAGACATCCACACCTGCCGAATTCAGTCAGCATTTGCGTGAAATGGGGGAACTCTATTGGTGGGAACCAGGAAAATTTTGGGTGGTTACTTCATATGATTTGGCTAAAGCGGTTTTGACTAGTGAAGATTATAGTTGCGATCGAACCCCCTTCTTCATCTCACGCATGCCAGAGATGAATTTATCGCTGATAGAAGATTTTTTTAAAGTGGTCAGCAAAATGATGGTCATGAGTGATGCACCCCTTCATGTCAGTAGAAGACGAATTTGCTACCATGGATTTACTTCACAATGCATAGATCAGTTAAAGCCTCTAATTCAAAAAACGGTCGCCCAATCTTTAGCTCCATTAAAGAATAATGCCCCTTATGATTTTGTGAAAGAATTGGCACAAACCATCCCTTCAACCACTTTAGCAGAACTTTTTGCTATCCCTGAAAACGAACGGCTCGATTTCTATCATTGGTCAAATAACATGACACAATTTTTCGGCGGCTCAACGAGTTACTATGATGCCGATGGAATCAAAGTCAACCACAGTGCTAAACAACTCTATCAATATTTTGCTGACCTGATTGCAGTACGCCGCAAAACGCCAGGAAAGGATTTTTTAAGCACCCTTTTAGCTCATCAAACCCATTTTGGTTTAACTGATGAGGAGATTATTTCTCAAGCAGTGATGATGTTAGTCGCAGGACAAGTAACTACCACGGATCAAATGTGCAACAATTTATATCTTCTTTTAAGCATGCCAGGGTTATGGCATGAAATAAGGCAAAATCCAGGACAACTTGATGATTACTTAGAAGAATGTAATCGCTTGGATCCAGCAGTAACCTTCATTTTTCGCGTTACAAAAAGAGATACGATACTAGGTACAGAAGAAATTCCCAAAGGGGCTGTCATTTTTATCTCTACTCACGCCATTAATCGCGATCCTGCTTATTTCCCTGAACCAGATAAGGCGAATGTTAGTAGGAGAAAAAATCAGCACTTCAGTTATGGTTATGGTAGTCATTTTTGTTTGGGGGCTAAGTTAGCGCGTGTTGAAATGCATGAAGTCTTTGAAGTAATGCTGCAACAATTCTCTGAACTCAATTTTTCCAAGCGTATCCCACCTATTAGAAAACATCATAGTCTTTCTTTTTCGGGTTTCGAGCAGTTAGGGTTAATGAGACAGTAG
- a CDS encoding ABC transporter permease, giving the protein MKIFSFPRLNAVIAKEFIQMRRDKATFAMIIGIPLIQLILFGFAINTNPRHLPTAIINSDHSSFSRRILSAMENSTYFHFLEPTTTEAQARDLLKRGKVQFVVSFPINFSRDLVKGLKPTLLLEADATDPAATSRALSVFQELASSVLKEELVGPLKNLSGSATPYRPIIHAIYNPLAITSYNIVPGLLGVVLTMTMVIITALVLTREFERGTMENLLATPVKPLEVMLGKIIPYIIVGYTQVTLILLMAKFVFGVPMQGSIFLLFTLCLPFIAANLSVGLTFSTLATNQLQAVQGAFFFFLPSILLSGFMFPFRGMPDWAQWIGNVLPLTHFLIIVRGILLKGNGLLDVWREVIPIIMFTLVVMVIGFKRYRQTLD; this is encoded by the coding sequence TTGAAAATTTTCTCCTTTCCACGATTGAATGCTGTCATTGCCAAAGAATTTATTCAAATGCGTCGAGATAAAGCTACGTTTGCAATGATAATCGGTATTCCTCTTATTCAATTGATCTTATTTGGTTTTGCTATTAACACGAATCCACGACATTTGCCGACAGCAATCATTAACTCGGATCATAGCTCGTTTAGTCGTCGGATCTTAAGTGCTATGGAGAATTCCACGTATTTTCACTTCCTAGAACCGACAACAACCGAAGCGCAGGCAAGGGATTTACTCAAGAGAGGCAAAGTGCAATTTGTAGTAAGCTTTCCGATCAACTTTTCTCGTGATCTAGTTAAAGGGTTAAAGCCCACCTTGCTCCTGGAGGCAGATGCTACTGATCCAGCTGCTACCAGCCGAGCGCTTTCTGTGTTCCAGGAGCTTGCTTCTTCTGTGCTCAAGGAGGAATTAGTAGGCCCTCTAAAAAATTTGTCTGGGAGTGCCACTCCCTATCGGCCTATCATTCATGCTATTTATAACCCGCTTGCAATAACGTCCTACAACATCGTGCCTGGTTTACTAGGGGTAGTCTTAACCATGACGATGGTGATTATTACGGCCTTGGTTCTCACCCGGGAATTTGAAAGAGGCACGATGGAAAATTTATTGGCGACGCCAGTAAAGCCTCTGGAGGTGATGTTAGGCAAAATTATCCCCTATATCATTGTAGGTTATACCCAAGTAACCTTAATTTTATTGATGGCAAAATTTGTCTTTGGGGTGCCGATGCAGGGTAGTATTTTCCTCTTATTTACTCTTTGCTTACCCTTCATTGCCGCCAATTTATCTGTAGGTTTGACCTTTTCAACACTTGCCACAAATCAATTGCAGGCTGTGCAAGGCGCATTCTTTTTCTTCTTACCTTCTATTTTATTATCTGGTTTTATGTTTCCTTTCCGTGGAATGCCAGATTGGGCGCAATGGATAGGGAATGTTCTCCCTTTGACGCATTTCCTGATAATTGTTCGTGGTATTTTGCTCAAAGGAAATGGCCTGCTTGATGTTTGGCGAGAAGTGATCCCAATTATTATGTTTACACTGGTCGTTATGGTGATCGGTTTTAAACGTTATCGTCAAACATTAGATTAG
- a CDS encoding isocyanide synthase family protein, whose product MDTTIIDKAQKILALLFTNVRQAESNRLFSTHVHGFPCSHCQQPHLKRLLNLIEKKEMITLILPAFPAKSANRQKTLSSDPDLGEIMSLNRLNELCRSINQLHQTGVKLIICSDGRVFNDLVLVSDEEVNRYQQGIKQIIAQQKLRFLAVFSLDDVYETQNYQLMRNQLMAAYGESLSSLKQRLILDNHALYQFNGIHRFVVEDQLALNEHLSKNQIRRLAKETAYEVVRRSNAWSRLLAEHFPAALRLSIHPQPCGSDKLGIQFLPAANRWATPWHNVLLKKGDSWELIKRKEAERLGAKLNHDHYVLEGLNG is encoded by the coding sequence ATGGACACAACCATCATCGACAAGGCACAAAAAATTCTTGCGTTACTCTTTACGAATGTTCGTCAGGCAGAAAGTAATAGACTTTTTTCAACTCACGTTCATGGTTTTCCCTGCAGCCATTGCCAACAGCCCCATCTTAAACGACTGCTTAATCTAATCGAGAAGAAGGAAATGATTACGCTTATTCTGCCAGCTTTCCCGGCTAAATCAGCCAATCGACAAAAAACACTTTCCTCAGACCCCGATCTTGGGGAAATAATGAGCTTAAATCGTCTAAATGAGTTATGTCGATCCATTAATCAATTGCATCAAACTGGAGTAAAACTGATTATTTGCTCAGATGGCAGAGTCTTTAATGATTTGGTGTTAGTCAGTGATGAGGAGGTCAATCGTTATCAGCAGGGGATTAAACAGATCATTGCACAACAAAAACTGCGTTTTCTGGCAGTTTTTTCTCTGGATGACGTTTACGAGACACAAAATTATCAACTGATGCGCAACCAATTGATGGCTGCCTACGGCGAGTCTTTATCTTCACTAAAACAGCGCCTCATCCTAGATAATCATGCCCTTTATCAATTTAACGGCATTCATCGTTTCGTTGTTGAAGATCAGCTCGCTTTAAATGAGCATTTATCGAAAAATCAAATCAGAAGACTAGCCAAAGAAACAGCTTATGAAGTGGTTAGACGCTCCAATGCTTGGTCTCGCTTACTGGCAGAACACTTTCCTGCTGCACTTCGTCTATCCATTCATCCACAACCCTGCGGATCTGACAAACTTGGCATCCAGTTTTTGCCGGCTGCAAATCGTTGGGCAACCCCATGGCACAATGTTCTGCTTAAAAAAGGCGATTCCTGGGAATTAATCAAACGTAAAGAAGCTGAGCGATTGGGAGCGAAACTCAACCATGATCATTACGTTTTGGAAGGATTAAATGGCTAA
- a CDS encoding dienelactone hydrolase family protein — MDTSNYLYHHGEQELHGFLAYDEKSDQPRPAVLVAHDWSGRNDFACEKAQMLAEMGYLGFALDMYGQGRQGASTHEKMALMEPLVNDRLLLRARIRAAYDALIGMSEVDMNKIAVIGFCFGGLCALDLARSGADLRGVVSFHGLLNKPQDIPNKTIHAKVLALHGYDDPMVKPEQVQEFCREMTEANVDWQVHMYGHTQHAFANPHAHDTQLGTVYNAKAERRALQAMTNFLQEVFI, encoded by the coding sequence ATGGATACATCAAACTATTTATATCACCATGGTGAACAAGAGTTACATGGATTTTTAGCTTATGATGAAAAAAGTGATCAGCCAAGACCCGCGGTTTTAGTTGCTCATGATTGGTCTGGGCGTAATGATTTCGCTTGTGAAAAAGCACAAATGTTGGCTGAGATGGGATATCTCGGTTTTGCACTTGATATGTATGGACAGGGTCGCCAGGGAGCCAGTACCCATGAAAAAATGGCGCTCATGGAGCCTCTTGTGAATGATCGGTTATTACTTCGCGCCCGCATCCGCGCAGCCTACGATGCTTTGATAGGGATGTCTGAAGTCGATATGAATAAAATCGCAGTCATTGGTTTTTGTTTTGGTGGGCTCTGCGCTTTAGATTTGGCACGTAGTGGCGCCGATCTGCGAGGAGTAGTGAGTTTCCACGGTTTATTGAATAAGCCTCAAGATATTCCCAACAAAACCATTCATGCAAAAGTATTAGCTTTACACGGCTATGATGATCCCATGGTGAAGCCTGAGCAAGTACAAGAATTTTGTCGCGAAATGACAGAGGCCAACGTTGATTGGCAAGTACACATGTATGGGCATACACAACACGCTTTTGCTAATCCACATGCCCATGATACCCAACTGGGAACGGTTTATAACGCTAAAGCAGAACGCCGTGCCCTACAAGCAATGACCAATTTTTTACAGGAAGTATTCATATAG